The following are from one region of the Sphingomonas oryzagri genome:
- a CDS encoding TonB-dependent receptor, giving the protein MTARTRIVRRLLTSGLVLAALPAPLLAQEKAGPPAPPPPAANTTAPFGEIVVTATRQDQLLSKVPVSVSAFNQKALDLKGAKSLAAVARFTPGIQVDNGSNEIAIRGISSNAGAGTTGIYIDDTPIQIRNLGFDSDDTLPAIFDLDRVEVLRGPQGTLFGAGSEGGTVRYITPQPGLQDYTSYTRAELSSTAHGGASWEFGSAVGGPIVEDKLGFRISAYHRRDSGWIDHTDYDGNILKKNTNYSDVTVLRGAITWQPVDGLQITPSVHYQKRLTADDDSYVEGQSDPGKGVFHESSPEYRRNPDKFVLPVLKIDYKNDAFEVVSNTSYFKRSNISGYDGTVYDLSYYQTLTLDPSGEDPATPPTLLLPRGINPDVSYYLSPSVVTNRQRIFTQEVRIQSVDPTAPITWVAGVFYQKQRQLSREELVDPHGNQLFEQLFGMSLEDYFGQAAGADGPIPLYDGRDSYINQSISHEKQIAVFADVTWHITPKLSVTGGGRYEKVSYNFTNFADGPQNYGRTEAQGGTSSKPFTPKANISWQATQDNLFYGTYARGFRPGGANAPVPYDACSDDFDNLGITGAPSSYKSDKVDSFEIGTKDKFFDRKLSIEASAFTIQWKGIQQFVNLPTCAIRYIDNLGQARARGFDLQMTANPIPGITVDMALGYTDSRYTKTAQYVTPTSILAVKGDSLGGSPWTASIGVQYDFPAFGEKGFARVDYQYSSPSKRTKEMDPLTANYDPGVVASDAQHFVGLRAGGIIGGFNVSVFVDNLLDSSPLLDRSHQGVDTLLYTDTTWRPRTVGLTASYRM; this is encoded by the coding sequence ATGACCGCTCGCACGCGTATCGTTCGCCGTCTGCTGACATCGGGCCTGGTGCTCGCAGCACTTCCCGCGCCGCTGCTGGCGCAGGAGAAAGCGGGGCCGCCCGCTCCGCCGCCGCCCGCCGCCAATACGACGGCCCCGTTCGGCGAGATCGTCGTCACCGCGACCCGGCAGGACCAACTGCTCTCCAAGGTGCCGGTCAGCGTCAGCGCGTTCAACCAGAAGGCACTGGACCTGAAGGGCGCCAAGTCGCTCGCCGCGGTTGCCCGCTTCACGCCGGGCATCCAGGTCGACAACGGATCGAACGAGATCGCCATTCGCGGCATCTCGTCCAATGCTGGCGCCGGCACCACCGGCATCTATATCGACGACACGCCGATCCAGATCCGCAACCTCGGCTTCGATTCGGACGACACGCTACCCGCCATCTTCGATCTCGATCGTGTCGAGGTGCTGCGCGGGCCGCAGGGCACTCTGTTCGGTGCCGGCTCGGAAGGCGGCACGGTGCGCTACATCACGCCGCAGCCGGGCCTGCAGGATTACACCAGCTACACCCGCGCCGAGCTGTCCTCCACGGCGCATGGCGGGGCGAGCTGGGAATTCGGCTCGGCGGTCGGCGGGCCGATCGTCGAGGACAAGCTGGGTTTCCGTATCTCGGCCTATCACCGCCGCGACAGCGGCTGGATCGATCATACGGACTATGACGGCAACATCCTGAAGAAGAACACCAATTATTCGGACGTCACCGTGTTGCGCGGCGCGATCACCTGGCAGCCGGTCGATGGCCTGCAGATCACCCCGTCGGTTCATTACCAGAAGCGCCTGACCGCCGACGACGACAGCTATGTCGAGGGCCAGTCCGATCCGGGGAAGGGCGTCTTCCACGAATCCAGCCCGGAATATCGGCGCAATCCGGACAAGTTCGTGCTGCCGGTGCTCAAGATCGACTACAAGAACGACGCGTTTGAGGTCGTCAGCAACACCAGCTATTTCAAGCGCAGCAATATCTCGGGTTATGATGGCACGGTCTACGATCTGAGCTATTACCAGACGCTGACGCTCGATCCGAGCGGCGAGGATCCGGCGACTCCGCCGACGCTGCTCCTGCCGCGCGGCATCAATCCGGATGTCTCTTATTATCTGAGCCCCAGCGTCGTCACCAACCGCCAGCGCATCTTCACGCAGGAAGTCCGCATCCAGTCGGTCGATCCGACTGCGCCGATCACCTGGGTGGCGGGCGTCTTCTACCAGAAACAGCGCCAGCTCAGCCGCGAGGAACTCGTCGATCCGCACGGCAACCAGCTGTTCGAGCAGCTCTTCGGCATGTCGCTGGAGGATTATTTCGGCCAGGCGGCGGGCGCCGACGGGCCGATCCCGCTCTACGATGGGCGCGACAGCTACATCAACCAGTCGATCAGCCACGAGAAGCAGATCGCGGTGTTCGCCGATGTCACGTGGCACATCACGCCCAAGCTGTCGGTCACCGGCGGCGGCCGGTACGAGAAGGTGAGCTATAACTTCACCAACTTCGCCGACGGCCCGCAGAATTACGGCCGCACCGAGGCGCAGGGCGGCACGTCGTCCAAACCGTTCACGCCCAAGGCGAACATCAGCTGGCAGGCGACGCAGGACAATCTGTTCTACGGCACCTATGCACGCGGCTTCCGCCCCGGCGGCGCCAATGCGCCGGTGCCCTACGATGCCTGCTCGGACGATTTCGACAATCTCGGCATCACCGGCGCGCCGTCCTCCTACAAGTCCGACAAGGTCGACAGCTTCGAGATCGGCACCAAGGACAAGTTCTTCGATCGCAAGCTGTCGATCGAGGCGAGCGCCTTCACCATCCAGTGGAAGGGCATCCAGCAGTTCGTCAACCTGCCGACCTGCGCGATCCGCTACATCGACAATCTCGGCCAGGCCCGCGCGCGCGGCTTCGACCTGCAGATGACGGCCAATCCGATCCCCGGCATCACCGTCGACATGGCGCTCGGCTATACCGACAGCCGCTATACCAAGACGGCGCAGTACGTGACGCCGACCTCGATCCTGGCGGTGAAGGGCGACAGCCTCGGCGGATCGCCGTGGACCGCCAGCATCGGCGTGCAGTACGATTTCCCGGCGTTCGGCGAAAAGGGCTTCGCGCGCGTCGACTATCAGTATTCGAGCCCGAGCAAGCGGACCAAGGAGATGGACCCGCTGACCGCCAACTACGATCCGGGCGTGGTCGCGTCCGATGCGCAGCACTTCGTCGGCCTGCGCGCAGGCGGCATCATCGGCGGCTTCAACGTCTCGGTGTTCGTGGACAACCTGCTCGACAGTTCGCCGCTGCTCGACCGCAGCCACCAGGGCGTCGACACGCTGCTGTATACCGATACCACCTGGCGGCCGCGCACCGTCGGCCTGACTGCCAGCTACCGGATGTGA
- the dapB gene encoding 4-hydroxy-tetrahydrodipicolinate reductase, translating to MTSIGILGFDGRMGQAIDAAAKAAGVAVAGGIDKGDPDLVALAGQADVLIDFTAPDALAKHLDAAVAAGTPMVIGTTGLSAEDHARIDAAAQSIAIVQTYNTSLGITMLRGLVEEAARRLGPDWDIEIVEMHHRHKVDAPSGTALLLGAAANAGRGAADGQSLNRLDRMGQGPGTREQGGIYYASLRGGSVAGDHQVVFATDGERIEIGHRAENRGIFARGALKAALWLAEGRPAGRYTMADVLGL from the coding sequence ATGACCTCGATCGGTATCCTCGGCTTCGATGGCCGCATGGGGCAGGCGATCGACGCGGCGGCGAAGGCGGCGGGCGTCGCGGTCGCCGGCGGGATCGACAAGGGCGATCCGGATCTCGTGGCGCTTGCAGGGCAGGCCGACGTGCTGATCGACTTCACCGCGCCCGATGCGCTGGCGAAGCATCTCGATGCGGCGGTGGCCGCCGGCACGCCGATGGTGATCGGCACCACCGGTCTGTCGGCGGAGGATCATGCGCGGATCGACGCGGCGGCGCAGTCGATCGCGATCGTCCAGACCTACAACACCTCGCTCGGCATCACGATGCTGCGCGGCCTGGTGGAGGAGGCGGCGCGGCGGCTGGGGCCGGACTGGGACATCGAGATCGTCGAGATGCACCACCGCCACAAGGTCGATGCGCCGTCGGGCACCGCGCTGCTGCTGGGGGCCGCCGCCAATGCCGGGCGCGGCGCCGCCGACGGGCAGAGCCTCAACCGGCTCGACCGGATGGGGCAGGGGCCGGGAACGCGCGAGCAGGGCGGTATCTATTATGCCTCGCTGCGCGGCGGATCGGTGGCGGGCGATCATCAGGTGGTGTTCGCGACCGACGGCGAGCGCATCGAGATCGGCCACCGTGCCGAGAATCGCGGCATCTTCGCGCGCGGGGCGCTCAAGGCGGCGCTGTGGCTGGCGGAAGGGCGTCCGGCCGGCCGCTACACGATGGCCGACGTGCTGGGATTGTGA
- the nth gene encoding endonuclease III: MKKADVFEFYRRLAEGDPAPETELKWTNPYTLLVAVALSAQATDVGVNKATRRLFEEVDTPAKMLDLGEAGLKDHIKTIGLFNTKAKNVIAAAQILVDRFGGEVPEDRAALESLPGVGRKTANVVLNVAFGHETIAVDTHIFRVSNRTGLAPGKDVRVVEDKLEKVTPQPFRGGAHHWLILHGRYICKARKPECWRCPVADLCRYRPKTPPPGAVA; the protein is encoded by the coding sequence GTGAAAAAGGCCGACGTCTTCGAATTCTACCGCCGTCTGGCCGAGGGCGATCCCGCGCCCGAGACCGAACTCAAGTGGACCAACCCCTACACGCTGCTGGTCGCCGTCGCGCTGTCCGCGCAGGCGACGGACGTGGGGGTCAACAAGGCGACCCGGCGGCTGTTCGAGGAGGTCGATACCCCGGCGAAGATGCTGGACTTGGGCGAGGCGGGCCTCAAGGATCACATCAAGACGATCGGCCTGTTCAACACCAAGGCGAAGAACGTCATCGCCGCCGCGCAGATTCTTGTCGATCGCTTCGGCGGCGAGGTGCCGGAGGATCGCGCGGCGCTGGAGAGCCTGCCGGGCGTCGGCCGCAAGACCGCCAACGTCGTCCTCAACGTGGCCTTCGGGCACGAGACGATCGCGGTCGATACCCATATCTTCCGCGTTTCCAACCGCACCGGCCTTGCGCCGGGCAAGGATGTGCGGGTGGTGGAGGACAAGCTGGAGAAGGTGACGCCGCAGCCGTTCCGGGGCGGCGCGCACCACTGGCTCATTCTTCATGGCCGGTACATCTGCAAGGCGCGAAAACCGGAATGCTGGCGATGTCCCGTCGCCGATCTGTGCCGTTACCGGCCGAAGACGCCTCCGCCGGGCGCGGTGGCGTAA